CGATATTCTAATGAGAGTGCTTTTAAAAACAAGACCCTATGAAAAAATTGAAGGCTCAGCAAATCTCTTATATGAATCCTGGGCAGATAGATGTAAGGAAGCAGTAAAGACCGGCGAGCATAAATTATTTAAGCAAAATATAAGAAGAATAGTTGAAGATTTTGATAGTTTGCCACTAAAAGATATTGTGAAGCCTAAAGTAGGTCTAGTAGGAGAAATACTGGTAAAGTTCCATCCTACAGCAAACAATAACGCTATAGGAGTTGTAGAAAGCGAAGGCTGCGAGGCTGTAATGCCAGATTTAATGGACTTTTTGCTTTACTGTGCTTACGATGCAAACTTTAAATACAAGTATCTTGCGGGATCAAGAAAAAAGCAAGTGCTAAGCAATGCAGCAATTCTAGGAATGGAATATTACAGAAAAGAAATGAAAAGAGCTCTTCATAAGAGCAAGCGCTTTGAACCTCCTAAGAGTATTAGGCAGCTTGCAGAAGGTGCAGAACCTATACTATCCCTCGGAAACCAAACCGGGGAAGGATGGTTTTTAACTGCTGAAATGGTAGAGCTTATTGAAAGCGGAGTTAAAAATATTATATGTATGCAGCCTTTTGCCTGTCTTCCTAACCACGTGACAGGAAAAGGAATGATAAAAGAGCTTAAGCATAGATATCCTGGTGCAAATATTGTGGCGGTAGATTATGACCCCGGAGCCAGTGAGGTCAACCAGCTAAATAGAATTAAGCTTATGCTGTCTGTTGCCTTTAAAAATCTTCAATATGAAGAAAGTAGTGTGGCTCTCCATGAGGCAGCTTATGAAGAATTAAAAACAAAAAATGAACAATTATCAATGAAATAAAGAGGTATATAGGTGCTTTTAAAAAAGAAGCACCTATATACCTCTTTTTCCTACATGACAAAAGTGAACCTAACCTATATAATAGTAGGGTACTAAAAGTTTTTGAGAGAAGGATAAAAATGCCATGAAGAAAGTAAACGAAATTTTTAGTGATTATAAGGTGGGAGGGAACATTAATACTGCAACTGTAGAAGGAGTAGTATTAAGCAAGAAAACTAAAACCCTTGAAATGAAGATAAGCTCGGAAAAATATATAGATGTGAAAGAATTTGAGTACTTAAATAGCTTTATAAAGAGAAGATTTGCTTTGGAAAACTCTGTAATTACTGTTAAGTATGCTGATGGAACAGAGAAAAAGCCTATAGAAGAGGAGCTTAAAAACATTGTGTTCCTACTGGCAGAAAAATATCCAGCCTTAAAAGCGGTGCTTAGTAACAGTGAGTATGAAGTTGTGAATGGTACAATAAATTTCAACTTTAACATGGAAGTATCTAATTTTTTAAGAGCTATGGATTACGATAAAAAGGTTTATGAGGCTATAAAAAATTTATATGGTACAGCCTATAAAATTAATTTCGTTGATAGAGTAACTGGAGAAGACTTTATAAGACAGCAAGAGGAAATACGAGAAAAAGAAATGCAGTCTATTAAAAAGGAAATTAAAGCCACATTAAGCAATAATGCAGCAAAAGTTTCTAAAGAAACTTCAGAAAACAAGCAGGATGCAAAAGCAGAAGGTGATGGCAAGAAGGGTGATCCGTTCTTAATTTTAGGTAGAAATTCAAAAATTAAGGAACCTGTAATAAAAATTACTGATATTACACCAGATGAAGGTAGAATTTGCATAGAGGGAGAAATCTCTAATTTGGAGTCAAAGGAATTAAAGAGCGGAAAAACCTTAGTTTCTTTTGACTTGTATGATGGTTCAAGTTCCATGACCTGTAAATCTTTTTTAAAGCCTGGTGAAGAGGGTGAAGTATTATCAAGGCTTAAAGGCGCTAAAGGAGCTAAGCTTGTTGGAAATGCTGGCTACAGCAACTTTTCTGGTGAAGTTGAGCTTATTGCTAATACAATAATTGAGACAGAAGGTAGGAAAAAGATTAAGAGAACGGATAATTCTGAAGTAAAGAGAGTAGAGCTTCATATGCATACTCAAATGAGCCAAATGGATGCTATGACTAGTGCTACTGATTTAATTAAGAGAGCTATGAGCTGGGGCATGAAATCAATTGCTATAACAGATCATGGAGTAGTTCAGGCTTTTCCTGAAGCTCATAAGCTTTTAGGAAGAGATAATCCAAACATGAAGGTTATATACGGTATGGAAGCTTATTTAGCTCCTGATAAAAAGCCTTCTGTAACAAATCAAAAGGGGCAGAGCATAGATACAACTTATTGCATACTTGACTTGGAAACCACAGGTTTCTCACCAGTAACAGAAAAAATAACTGAAATAGGAATAATGAAATACCAAAATGGCAAGGTGATAGACAGTTTCAGCTGCTTTGTAAATCCTGAAAAGCCTATTCCCGCAAAGGTTATAGAGGTTACAAATATTACTGATGATATGGTAAAGGATGCAGAAACTATAGATAAGGTATTTCCTAAAGTATTGGAGTTTATTAAGGATACTGTCCTAGTTGCTCATAACGCTGCTTTTGATATTAACTTCTTAAAGTATAATGCTAAAGTCTTGGGCTATGAATTTGATTTTACATATGTAGATACGCTGACCTTGGCACAGGAAGTCTTTCCAGATTTTAAAACCTATAAGCTAGGAAGAATTGCTAAAAATCTTGGAATAAAGGTTGAAGTTGCACATAGAGCCCTAGATGATGTTGACACTACTGTTAAGGTGTTTAAGGTAATGCTTGATAAGCTTAAGGAAAGAGGAGCTCAAACACTTGAGGATGTAGATAGGTTTGGTTCTGATGAGCAAGCTAAAAAAGAAGAGTTTAAAAAGCTTAAAACCTATCATGCAATAATACTAGCTAAGGACTATGTAGGACTTAAAAATTTGTACAGATTAGTATCTTACTCAAACTTAGATTATTTTTATAAAAAGCCTCGTATATTAAAAAGCATGTACAAAAAGTATTCTGAGGGGTTAATTATAGGCAGTGCCTGCAGCGAAGGAGAGCTTTATCAGTCAATACTTTTAGGAAAATCCGATGAGGAAATTGAAGCTATTGCTGAAGAATATGATTATTTGGAAATACAGCCTCTAGGAAACAATGATTATTTAGTAAGGCAGGAGCAAGTACCTAATAAGGATTACTTGAAGGAAATAAACAAGAAAATCGTAGCACTGGGAGAAAAGCTCAACAAGCCTGTAGTTGCTACAGGAGATGTTCATTTTATTGACCCTGAAGATGAAATATACAGGCGTATACTTGAAGCAGGACAGGGCTTTAAGGATGCGGATAATCAAGCGCCTTTATATCTAAAAACCACTGAGGAGATGCTTGCAGAATTCTCCTATTTGGGAAGAGAAAAAGCTTACGAGGTAGTAGTAGCAAACACTAATATGATAGCAGACATGTGCGAGCAGATTAGCCCTATTTCACCTCAAAAGGCTACACCGCATATAGATGGCTGCGAGCAAACTATAAGGGACATTACCTATGACAAAGCTCATGAACTTTATGGAGATATTCTGCCAGAATTAGTAGAGAAAAGGCTTGAAAGAGAGCTTGATTCTATCATTAAAAACGGCTTCTCCGTGATGTATATCATCGCTCAGAAGCTTGTATGGAAATCAAATGAGGATGGTTATTTAGTTGGTTCTAGAGGTTCTGTTGGTTCTTCCGTGGTGGCTTATATGACAGGTATAACAGAGGTAAATGCACTTCCTCCTCATTATAGGTGTCCTAAATGCAAGCACTCGGATTTTTCAGACTATGGTTATAAAATTGGTTTTGACCTTCCTGATAAAGATTGCCCAGTTTGTGGAGAACAGTTGGCTAAGGATGGGATAGACATACCTTTTGAAACCTTCTTGGGCTTTAATGGAGACAAGGAACCTGATATAGACCTGAATTTCTCTGGTGAATATCAGGCAAAGGCACATAAATATACAGAGGTTATTTTTGGAAAAGGCACAACCTTTAAAGCTGGGACTATAGGTACCATAGCTGAAAAAACAGCCTTTGGATATGTTAAAAAGTACTTTGAGGAAAAAGGGGTTAAAGTAAACAAGGCTGAAATTATGAGAATCTCAAAGGGATGCACTGGTATAAAAAGAACTACAGGTCAGCACCCTGGTGGAATAATAGTAGTTCCAAAAGGACGTGAAATTTTTGAATTCTGTCCGGTACAGCATCCTGCTGATGACCCAAATTCAGATATTATTACAACTCACTTTGATTATCACTCAATAGATCAGAATCTTTTGAAGCTTGATATACTTGGCCACGACGATCCTACAGTAATAAGAATGCTTCAGGACATAACAGGAGTAGATCCTAAAACTATACCTTTAGATGATAAGGCAACAATGTCTATATTTTCTTCAACCGATGCACTAGGAGTAACACCGCAGCAGATTAACTCAAAGGTAGGGAGTTTTGGTATTCCTGAGTTTGGTACAAAATTTGTTAGAGGGATGCTTCTGGATACAATGCCTAAGACTTTTATGGATTTAATATGTATATCAGGTCTTTCCCACGGTACGGACGTTTGGCTTGGAAATGCAAAGGATCTAATTGATGGAGGCATAGTTACCAGCATCAGTGAAGCTGTTTGTACTAGAGACGATATAATGGTTTACCTTATTAAAAAAGGTTTGCCGCCAAACACTGCCTTTAAGATAATGGAAACTGTACGTAAAGGAAAGGCTTTAAAGGATCCAAAATTTCCTGAGTATGAAGCTTTAATGAGGGAATGCCAAGTACCTGAATGGTACATAGAATCCTGTAAAAAGATAAAATACATGTTCCCTAAGGCCCACGCTGCAGCTTACGTAACTATGGCCTTTAGGATAGCGTGGTTTAAAGTTCATATACCTAAAGCCTATTATGCAGCCTACTTCTCCATAAGGGCTAAGGCATTTGATGCAGAATTTATGATTTTTGGGAAAGAAAAAGTCAAGGAAAAAATGAAGGAAATTGAGATGATGGGAAACCAAGCTGCTCCTAAGGATAAGGATATGTATGATGACTTGGAATTGGTTCTAGAAATGTATGAAAGAGGAATAAAATTTCTTGCAATTGATTTATATAAATCACACGCCACAAAGTTTATAGTTGAGGATGATGGAATAAGACCGCCTTTAAACAGCATAGCAGGTATGGGAAATGTAGCGGCAGAAAGTATATATAATGCTGCTAAAGGGGAGCCTTTCAACTCCATTGAAGAGGTAAGGAAACGTGCTAAGATAGGAAATGCTGCTATAGACTTGTTGAAAAAGTTTGATTGCTTAAGAGGCCTTCCAGAAAGTGATCAATTAAGCATATTTGATATGCTTGCATAATAGTTTACTGTTAACATATAACCTAGTATTAAAACATATTTAGAGAGTAAAAATGACATGCCGACTACGGTATGTCATTTTTTATGCAGATAATTAATAAAGGTATACTAGATATTTTTTTAACTAATATTTAAAAATGTTAGCATAGAGTAAAATTTATGAACATATTATTAATTATATTAAATGAGGCTGTTTGAGATGGCAGAAGTGGAGTAACTATTTTTAGTAATTAATTAGGGGGAAAAGAAATGAGAAGTAAAAAATTGCTTGCATCAGTACTTACAGCGGTTTTAGTCCTGTCAACAGCTTTGGTTGGCTGCGATAGTAAAACTAGCCCAGCCCCAACTCCAAGCAATGGAACAGGTAATGAACAACAAAAGTACACAGGACCTAAGGTACTTGATTATGTAATTGGCGATGAACCACAAACTTTGGATGCTCAGCAGATGATAGGCCAGCCGGATATGTTTGCACTAAATTTCTTTATGGAAGGCTTGACTCGTTCTGGAAAGGAAGAAGGCAAATATGAACCAGCAGTAGCAAAGTCTTGGACTTTTAACGAAGCTGCGAATTCTTATACCTTCGAATTAAACAAGGATGCAA
The genomic region above belongs to Clostridium swellfunianum and contains:
- the polC gene encoding DNA polymerase III subunit alpha, whose amino-acid sequence is MKKVNEIFSDYKVGGNINTATVEGVVLSKKTKTLEMKISSEKYIDVKEFEYLNSFIKRRFALENSVITVKYADGTEKKPIEEELKNIVFLLAEKYPALKAVLSNSEYEVVNGTINFNFNMEVSNFLRAMDYDKKVYEAIKNLYGTAYKINFVDRVTGEDFIRQQEEIREKEMQSIKKEIKATLSNNAAKVSKETSENKQDAKAEGDGKKGDPFLILGRNSKIKEPVIKITDITPDEGRICIEGEISNLESKELKSGKTLVSFDLYDGSSSMTCKSFLKPGEEGEVLSRLKGAKGAKLVGNAGYSNFSGEVELIANTIIETEGRKKIKRTDNSEVKRVELHMHTQMSQMDAMTSATDLIKRAMSWGMKSIAITDHGVVQAFPEAHKLLGRDNPNMKVIYGMEAYLAPDKKPSVTNQKGQSIDTTYCILDLETTGFSPVTEKITEIGIMKYQNGKVIDSFSCFVNPEKPIPAKVIEVTNITDDMVKDAETIDKVFPKVLEFIKDTVLVAHNAAFDINFLKYNAKVLGYEFDFTYVDTLTLAQEVFPDFKTYKLGRIAKNLGIKVEVAHRALDDVDTTVKVFKVMLDKLKERGAQTLEDVDRFGSDEQAKKEEFKKLKTYHAIILAKDYVGLKNLYRLVSYSNLDYFYKKPRILKSMYKKYSEGLIIGSACSEGELYQSILLGKSDEEIEAIAEEYDYLEIQPLGNNDYLVRQEQVPNKDYLKEINKKIVALGEKLNKPVVATGDVHFIDPEDEIYRRILEAGQGFKDADNQAPLYLKTTEEMLAEFSYLGREKAYEVVVANTNMIADMCEQISPISPQKATPHIDGCEQTIRDITYDKAHELYGDILPELVEKRLERELDSIIKNGFSVMYIIAQKLVWKSNEDGYLVGSRGSVGSSVVAYMTGITEVNALPPHYRCPKCKHSDFSDYGYKIGFDLPDKDCPVCGEQLAKDGIDIPFETFLGFNGDKEPDIDLNFSGEYQAKAHKYTEVIFGKGTTFKAGTIGTIAEKTAFGYVKKYFEEKGVKVNKAEIMRISKGCTGIKRTTGQHPGGIIVVPKGREIFEFCPVQHPADDPNSDIITTHFDYHSIDQNLLKLDILGHDDPTVIRMLQDITGVDPKTIPLDDKATMSIFSSTDALGVTPQQINSKVGSFGIPEFGTKFVRGMLLDTMPKTFMDLICISGLSHGTDVWLGNAKDLIDGGIVTSISEAVCTRDDIMVYLIKKGLPPNTAFKIMETVRKGKALKDPKFPEYEALMRECQVPEWYIESCKKIKYMFPKAHAAAYVTMAFRIAWFKVHIPKAYYAAYFSIRAKAFDAEFMIFGKEKVKEKMKEIEMMGNQAAPKDKDMYDDLELVLEMYERGIKFLAIDLYKSHATKFIVEDDGIRPPLNSIAGMGNVAAESIYNAAKGEPFNSIEEVRKRAKIGNAAIDLLKKFDCLRGLPESDQLSIFDMLA